Within the Macrobrachium rosenbergii isolate ZJJX-2024 chromosome 17, ASM4041242v1, whole genome shotgun sequence genome, the region aaggaaaaaaatctgagtaTCTCACTCTCGTGCACAACAAGGTGGTAATACGCTGTGATCTGAGTTAAGTTCTCCTTTACTATGCACGACCAAACGCCAGAGTCTGACGAGGAAAGATTATACAAGATGAGATATTCAGTCTGCAGGATTTTATGCAACTTGCCATTATGGTACCACTCCATGCTAAAATTGCCGATTGTGCTGAAGAGCACAAGGAGAGGTTGGGCATTGCAAGACAAAGCCACTACTCGACCTGCCACTTCGTGAATGACTCCTTCTCCTACCCAGTTGGGTTTGACAAGTACTGAAGTAGCAGATATAACGTGAGATTTGTCGCGGGCGGCGGGATTGACGGCACACATCCACATTCCACCATGGTCGATTAGTTCCGCCGATATCCACAACGAGCCATTTTTCAGCACTTTGACTCCACTGACGTAGTTGTAAAAATATGGAGCTGAGATCAATCCAAAGCCATCTAAAGCCTTGCCTATTGAGTTGAATGTCTTCATACTGATATAGAAAGCAACGTGGGAGTTATTGCGATCAAAAATCATAAACTTCTctttaaatggaaaatgtttcaGCCACTTTTTTTCATGTGACTCGAATGACATCATGCCTTCACAGTTTACAATAAGGGGCTCGCCAAACTCGGTTTCCAGTTTCCTTTTGAAAAAGCCTTCTCGTATGCTCTTCAAAATGGACTTACTCTGGATGTAAGATAACTCTCCACAAGGTTGAGTATTGCACTTGATGGTCTTGTTGGCTGGCCCTACACAATGCCTTCCAAACCTAGAAGGTAAAGGTTCAGTGCAATTTCTTTTCTGTACTGCAACACCTCCGCCACATGTAACACTACAAGACATGGGACTCCATTCAGACCACTCTCCATGGAGAGGTTTGGCTAATTCTTCATAAACATTTTGATGACTTGAAACTACTAGACTCAGAAGGAATAAATGATGAATTATGTTCTTGCGAACCATGTTCTTCTAGTGTTCtggaataaaaacattaattctgAGAAAATCTcaatatttcataacaaactctccgtagtttttcatattttactgataacactaattaggaattaggaatgaaagaagtttggATAGACCAAAAATTTGAGGCagtgtaaaaataataacaaaggtgTCTGTATATCGGACGtggtaaattatatgtatgtaactgACTGAAAACGTCATTAATGATTGATGGACACTATGCTATTATGATATGTTAACAAAAGAGCACCGTTTCCCATTTTCTTATCCTTCTACAGATGGTAGTTAATGCCCAGCATAGGCTTACATTTCTCACGCCCAGTAAAATAAGACAATCGACTGATTCATTCATGATTTTCCAAGAACTCATGAAAAGAAAAGCTCTCACACGTGGATGTGAAAAGTAGGAGAAAATGCCTGCAAATACGTGCTCACTTCGAAAGAAATTTGAAACAGATTTCTTTTCTGCGTGAAAGTGGACAAAATCAGACTCACACTAACACATGGTATCATTCCATCCAAAAAGCTTGAAAATCTGGACACGGAAGAAATTCAAAAGCTTTCCAACATTAATTACTAAACATTTCCCCAATCATTTTGTACAACAGCTACCTGATTTGTGTCTTGGTGCCAATTTTCATTCCCTGACTGAAGTAAATTTGTCAGATATCACTGAGTGCTTTCTTTGATTAATTCCTTgtcatcatatactgtacagtacagtata harbors:
- the LOC136847768 gene encoding uncharacterized protein, coding for MVRKNIIHHLFLLSLVVSSHQNVYEELAKPLHGEWSEWSPMSCSVTCGGGVAVQKRNCTEPLPSRFGRHCVGPANKTIKCNTQPCGELSYIQSKSILKSIREGFFKRKLETEFGEPLIVNCEGMMSFESHEKKWLKHFPFKEKFMIFDRNNSHVAFYISMKTFNSIGKALDGFGLISAPYFYNYVSGVKVLKNGSLWISAELIDHGGMWMCAVNPAARDKSHVISATSVLVKPNWVGEGVIHEVAGRVVALSCNAQPLLVLFSTIGNFSMEWYHNGKLHKILQTEYLILYNLSSSDSGVWSCIVKENLTQITAYYHLVVHESEILRFFSFAKLSLDKFFLSPTLFDVLYLVGTITAVVARIIYLYLVR